The stretch of DNA AACGGCTTCTTCGCTCATCTTGTCGAGGTGCTTCACTAACCCACGAAGGGAGTTGCCATGAGCTGAGCACGGCCAACGGACAAATAAACTCAGCAACCTGTGGAATACACGAACAAGGGTTGCACCTCGATAAAGAAAAAGCAGCGAGCTAGCGCACTGTTGCATCCCTCCACGAAAATAGGAAAATGCGGTCGATGTGTTTGGCGCTGATTCTTTTCGGCCGTAGTGCCACAGGCGCACCGGTCAGGCTCACTACCAAGatcctgctgctgcaccgCTTCCCGTCCTACTCCTTTGCGCAATGGCAGCAAGGAAAAAAGATCTGGCCCCTACCGGCAACGAGCACCTTCTTGCCTTCCATGATGGATGGGGCGATGTGATCAAACCAGAAGGGAAGGACTGCAGACATACAAAGAACAGAGGAAAACTTGAACGCCACAGCGTGATTCGTCCACAAGACCAGGTTGACTATATATCCTCGCAcactgcgcgacgcgcaccTGGTGACTTTTGCCGCAGAACAGCCTACAACTATCAAAGAGGACATAGTGCCTAGCAAGTAAAAAGCCAAAAACAGTagacgcaggcgtcgctcACCTCTCTCAACAGTGTCCTTAAGGCACTCGGTGAGCGGCAGAGTTTCTTTCGGGACCATCTTGTAGACGGCGTCGTTGCCAGGCCACCTGTACACATTTCCAGACATAGTCTCGTCGGCTCTATGGAAGCAAGGGGCAAATGCTATCGGAATCCCTCCAGATGCTTCTCTGCCCACCCTTTGCGGAAAGACGACGTGAAAAAAACCTGTACTTCTGAGAAAGTCACAAATACGACACCTTATCAGAAATCAAGAATGGTACCTGTATCTTTACCTGTACACCACCCACTGTCTCCACATGGACACTACAGAGAACCCTCAGATGCGAGTTGTCTCATGCGAGTCCGACGCGTGTTTGCATACCTAACACAAGGTACGAATTATCTCGAACAAACGTGAACCACCAATTTCAACGTTGAAATCTCAATGATGCACAACCCACGGCAAACTCGTACCTGGAGTCGGACTTCTCCAGCGCCGGGGGAGGGATGTCGTACGACCGACGCCAGATCTTGACTTGTTCTTCGCCGTGCTtcgccgcggtctccgcctTGTTGAGACCCTGAAGGGCACCATAGTGACGCTCGTTCAGTCTGCGTGCCGTAGAACAGGGACACAACCGCGCTCCGTGAGAGGCCATGAGAGAGCACGGTGTGGGCAGTGCAGGCAAACATAAGTGATTCTACGCCGTCCATCCGAGAACTTCCAGTCTACGTGTATTGAGTatgaagagaaaaacacatCCGCGGGTTGCACACACGTGACTTACCTCCACGAGCTCTTGACAGGGATATGACACATGTCCGTACCCTTCAAGACAGTCCAGCACGTGACAACAGCACTGCAAGGCAACACACAGACGGTTCACACAAGAACAACCGTTTCTGCTTGGAAACAAGCTCCTTGAAAGTAGCAGAACCACGACTGTTCTTCGCTGGAATCCGCCGAGACTGGGGAGAAGGCCTGTTCTGCACCACCTGGCCACTACTTGACACACCATCCGCACAAGATGTGACGGTAGTGGAGTCTTTGCATCAGAgcatgcagaggccgcaggtCAAAAGATGATGGCACGTCATCTCCCGCCATGGTTTTCTTCCGCTGATGTGCCACTGCACTCGTACCATGGGATGGTTTCTCCGGGGGTGAAGAGCGCCTTTGAAATACCCCACCATGCATGGGTGATAAAGGCGAGGCTCTCCGTACATACTGGTTCCAGCTGACGCCGGTCGGCTAGTCTCTCAGCGATCCAAGCCATTCTACTCCAAGCAGGTGTACGATACAGAGCCGAGTATCCAAACCCCCCTGATCTTCGGGCGACGCTACTCTCCGTTATCTCGTCTAAACTTACCGCTGGAGCACGGAAGTGTAAGCAACATCGAAGGTGAATCCCTTTTCCTTGagggccttcgccgcttcccTACGAGACAAGCAACCATCTCCGCAGGCGTGACACTTCTGCATCTCATACCCCAACGGGAAACACAGCGCACGCGAGGTCGCACGACGCTGTGTCGCGCTCTTTCCCACAGACGGCAACTCGACAGCTACCGATGAATACGGATAGAACGTTAACCTCGAGCGACGGATTCTTGAGTTGCTTCCTAGCGAGGAACAGATGTAGATACCCTAGATACCCCTTGACCACTGAAGCCACAAAAGCCGCTTCAACAATTGTCCTAGTATACCGACTTGTGGAAACTGCTCATACATGCGTGATTTACTAAAGTTGCTTGAGGCGCAAATCGCACACTTACACGGCTTCTTGCTCGCCAGCAGGCGACAGGGGGACATCGGTCCATCCTGTGAACCTGTTTTCCTTGTTCCACGTGGATTCACCTGCACATGAAAAACACCTGGCATCCTTTCATTACTCAAAAGTCCTTGCAACCTCGAAGTCAGCGGCGGACGAGAACAGCAATGTCTAGGGTTTGCCGCAGAACTCGCAGGGTtgccttcgcttctctgGCTGAATTCACAATTGCAGAAGTTCGTTGCTT from Besnoitia besnoiti strain Bb-Ger1 chromosome V, whole genome shotgun sequence encodes:
- a CDS encoding phosphoglycerate mutase PGMII (encoded by transcript BESB_062900), producing MTQAKHTLVLIRHGESTWNKENRFTGWTDVPLSPAGEQEAVEAAKALKEKGFTFDVAYTSVLQRAVVTCWTVLKGTDMCHIPVKSSWRLNERHYGALQGLNKAETAAKHGEEQVKIWRRSYDIPPPALEKSDSRWPGNDAVYKMVPKETLPLTECLKDTVERVLPFWFDHIAPSIMEGKKVLVAAHGNSLRGLVKHLDKMSEEAVLELNIPTGVPLVYELDEDLQPIRHYYLLDENELKAKMEAVANQGKAK